A region of Vigna radiata var. radiata cultivar VC1973A chromosome 10, Vradiata_ver6, whole genome shotgun sequence DNA encodes the following proteins:
- the LOC106775631 gene encoding uncharacterized protein LOC106775631: protein MLIPTTSLLHLLFSLSFPKAMMNKFKKSQVLVLCVLLVLLVITPYLPSSLRPTYLYFIINFLIMSLCAEAGLLSVFPRPLEDKKQPASVMASEASSEKRVSKDDEKSGGSEGRKVEMMQKGSLLLIEGEDEEVMMDEEDEAEEEIGGVNGQELFAKAEAFIGNFYKQLKM, encoded by the coding sequence atgctcATTCCTACTACTTCTCtacttcatcttcttttttctctctcatttccCAAAGCCATGATGAACAAGTTCAAGAAATCTCAAGTTCTAGTGCTGTGTGTTCTACTTGTTCTTCTTGTGATCACACCCTATTTACCTTCCTCACTCAGACCAACCTACTTGTATTTCATCATAAACTTCCTGATCATGTCACTTTGTGCTGAAGCTGGACTCCTTTCAGTTTTTCCCAGGCCTTTGGAAGATAAAAAGCAACCTGCTTCTGTGATGGCATCAGAAGCAAGTTCTGAGAAAAGAGTCTCAAAAGATGATGAAAAGTCAGGAGGATCTGAAGGCAGGAAAGTGGAGATGATGCAAAAGGGTAGCCTTTTGTTGATAGaaggtgaagatgaagaagtgatgatggatgaagaagatgaagcagaaGAGGAGATTGGAGGAGTTAATGGGCAAGAGCTGTTTGCAAAAGCTGAGGCCTTCATTGGAAACTTCTACAAGCAACTGAAAATGTAG